The proteins below are encoded in one region of Legionella antarctica:
- the rpoC gene encoding DNA-directed RNA polymerase subunit beta', with product MSDLLGILKQQGQSEEFDAIKIALASPELIRSWSYGEVKKPETINYRTFKPERDGLFCAKTFGPVKDYECLCGKYKRLKHRGVICEKCGVELALAKVRRERMGHIELASPVAHIWFLKSLPSRIGLLLDMTLRDIERVLYFEAFVVVDPGMTELERGQLLNDEVYLDAMEQYGDEFDARMGAEAIRDLLRQIDLEDEIKNLREELPTTNSETKIKKITKRLKLLEAFYESGNKPEWMIMDVLPVLPPDLRPLVPLDGGRFATSDLNDLYRRVINRNNRLKRLLDLNAPDIIVRNEKRMLQESVDALLDNGRRGRAITGTNKRPLKSLADMIKGKQGRFRQNLLGKRVDYSGRSVIVVGPTLRLHQCGLPKKMALELFKPFIFSKLEFRGLATTIKAAKKMVEREESVVWDILDDVIREHPILLNRAPTLHRLGIQAFEPVLIEGKAIQLHPLVCTAYNADFDGDQMAVHVPLTLEAQLEARSLMMSTNNILSPASGEPIIVPSQDVVLGLYYLTREKVNALGEGKIYVSAQEAQNFYESGHLDIHAKIKIRMLKEEEDSTEHHLVETTVGRAILAEILPKGMPFANINRTMTKKVISKVIDNCYRNFGLKETVIFADQLMYTGFKYATRSGISIGIEDMEIPEDKATIIEHADNEVREIESQFRSGLVTNGERYNKVIDIWSRTNELVAKSMMTKIATEEVINAKGEKVRQESFNPIFMMADSGARGSAAQIRQLAGMRGLMAAPDGSIIETPITANFREGLNVFQYFISTHGARKGLADTALKTANSGYLTRRLVDVAQDVVITEDDCGVDTGILMQPLIEGGDIVEPLHERVLGRVVAADVFIPNQSEPVVKAGTLLDEEWVERLEKQGVDQIMVRSPITCQTRFGLCAACYGRDLARGHKVNTGEAVGIIAAQSIGEPGTQLTMRTFHIGGAASRATAANNIQIKTKGVIRLHNIKTVTHENKNLVAVSRSGEVTIVDEFGRERERYKLPYGAVISAQDNSAVEAGQVIATWDPHTHPVISEVAGNLKFVDLIDGMTMNRQTDELTGLSNIVIIDAKQRGTAGRDLRPMVKLVTDTGEDIFLAGTNVPAQYYLPVDAIVNFEDGGLVGIGDVIARIPQERSKTRDITGGLPRVADLFEARKPKDSAVMAEVSGLVNFGKETKGKRRLIINVSEDQCHEELIPKWRHISVFEGEHVERGELIAEGALNPHDILRLLGVGALANYIVNEVQDVYRLQGVKINDKHIETIVRQMLRKRVITFAGDSKFLVGEQIEESVMLEENDRLIAEGKQVARGTPILLGITKASLATESFISAASFQETTRVLTEAAVSGKVDDLRGLKENVMVGRLIPAGTGYTYHQSRKAKRARAAAGGDHATHTVTASDVEHALSEALNADNHDH from the coding sequence ATGAGTGACCTATTAGGCATCCTCAAACAACAAGGGCAAAGTGAAGAATTTGATGCTATTAAAATCGCATTGGCTTCTCCCGAGCTAATACGATCCTGGTCTTATGGTGAAGTAAAAAAACCGGAAACCATTAATTATCGCACCTTTAAGCCAGAGCGAGATGGTTTGTTTTGTGCTAAAACATTCGGACCCGTAAAAGACTACGAATGTTTGTGTGGAAAATACAAAAGGCTAAAACATCGTGGCGTTATTTGTGAGAAATGCGGTGTTGAGCTGGCATTAGCAAAGGTTAGACGTGAGCGCATGGGTCATATTGAGCTTGCCAGTCCAGTAGCTCATATATGGTTCTTAAAGTCTCTTCCATCCAGAATAGGCTTGCTCCTTGATATGACTTTAAGAGATATTGAGCGCGTTCTCTATTTTGAAGCCTTTGTTGTTGTTGATCCTGGAATGACTGAACTAGAGCGTGGTCAATTACTAAATGATGAAGTCTACCTTGATGCAATGGAACAATATGGTGATGAGTTCGATGCACGCATGGGCGCAGAAGCTATCCGTGACTTGTTACGTCAAATTGATTTAGAAGATGAGATAAAAAACTTACGTGAAGAATTACCTACAACTAATTCTGAAACCAAGATTAAAAAAATTACTAAACGATTAAAGCTTCTTGAGGCATTCTATGAGTCGGGCAATAAACCCGAATGGATGATTATGGATGTCTTGCCGGTCCTTCCACCCGATTTAAGGCCATTAGTACCCTTAGATGGAGGAAGATTTGCCACTTCAGATCTTAATGATTTGTATCGCAGGGTTATTAATCGTAACAATCGTTTGAAGCGGCTGCTTGACTTAAACGCTCCAGATATTATTGTTCGAAACGAAAAAAGAATGTTACAAGAATCTGTCGATGCGTTGCTTGATAATGGACGCCGTGGACGTGCTATTACCGGAACTAACAAACGTCCGCTTAAATCTTTAGCCGATATGATTAAAGGCAAGCAAGGACGTTTTCGTCAGAATCTGCTTGGTAAACGAGTGGATTATTCAGGACGTTCCGTTATTGTTGTGGGACCTACTTTAAGATTACATCAATGCGGTTTACCAAAGAAAATGGCTCTCGAATTGTTTAAGCCATTTATATTTAGTAAGTTGGAGTTCAGGGGCTTAGCAACTACTATCAAAGCAGCAAAAAAAATGGTAGAGCGTGAAGAATCAGTTGTCTGGGATATTCTTGATGATGTTATTCGTGAACATCCTATCTTATTAAATCGTGCTCCTACACTGCACAGGTTAGGTATTCAGGCATTTGAGCCGGTATTGATCGAAGGTAAAGCGATTCAGTTACATCCATTAGTATGTACTGCATATAATGCAGACTTTGACGGAGACCAAATGGCGGTGCATGTGCCACTAACCTTAGAGGCGCAGCTCGAAGCACGTTCGTTAATGATGTCGACAAATAATATTCTGTCTCCAGCAAGTGGTGAGCCAATTATTGTCCCTAGTCAGGACGTGGTGCTTGGTCTTTATTACTTAACTCGAGAGAAAGTAAATGCTTTAGGCGAAGGCAAAATATATGTAAGTGCTCAGGAAGCGCAGAATTTTTATGAATCAGGACATCTTGATATTCACGCTAAAATTAAAATTCGCATGCTTAAAGAAGAGGAAGATTCAACAGAGCATCATCTGGTTGAAACTACGGTAGGTCGTGCGATACTTGCTGAGATATTACCTAAAGGAATGCCCTTTGCTAATATTAACCGTACGATGACCAAAAAGGTTATATCCAAGGTAATCGATAATTGCTATAGAAACTTTGGTCTTAAAGAGACCGTTATTTTTGCTGACCAGCTGATGTATACTGGTTTTAAGTATGCAACTCGCTCAGGTATATCTATTGGAATAGAAGATATGGAAATACCTGAAGATAAGGCAACTATTATTGAACATGCCGATAACGAAGTTAGAGAAATTGAGTCTCAATTCCGTTCAGGTTTAGTAACTAATGGTGAGCGATATAATAAGGTTATCGATATCTGGTCACGAACTAATGAGTTAGTTGCTAAATCGATGATGACCAAGATTGCCACAGAAGAGGTAATTAACGCTAAAGGTGAAAAAGTTCGACAAGAATCATTTAACCCCATCTTCATGATGGCTGATTCCGGTGCCAGGGGTTCTGCAGCGCAGATACGACAACTGGCTGGAATGCGCGGATTGATGGCGGCGCCTGATGGCTCGATTATTGAAACTCCAATTACAGCTAATTTCCGTGAAGGATTAAATGTATTCCAGTACTTTATTTCGACTCATGGAGCAAGGAAAGGTTTGGCAGATACCGCGTTAAAAACAGCGAACTCTGGATATCTGACAAGACGTTTGGTTGACGTAGCTCAAGACGTTGTGATTACAGAAGATGATTGTGGTGTAGATACAGGTATATTAATGCAACCTTTGATTGAGGGTGGCGACATAGTTGAACCATTACACGAACGAGTTTTAGGGCGAGTAGTAGCAGCAGATGTCTTTATCCCAAACCAAAGTGAACCTGTTGTAAAAGCAGGTACTTTATTAGACGAAGAGTGGGTTGAGCGTTTAGAAAAACAAGGCGTTGACCAGATTATGGTGCGCTCACCAATTACATGTCAAACCCGTTTTGGTTTATGTGCGGCCTGTTATGGTCGTGATTTGGCAAGAGGACATAAGGTAAATACCGGTGAAGCTGTAGGTATTATAGCTGCTCAGTCAATAGGCGAGCCTGGAACTCAGTTAACGATGCGTACCTTCCATATCGGGGGAGCTGCATCGAGAGCCACTGCTGCGAATAATATTCAGATTAAAACCAAAGGGGTTATTCGTTTACATAATATTAAAACGGTAACTCACGAGAATAAAAATCTGGTAGCCGTATCCCGTTCGGGTGAAGTAACCATCGTTGATGAGTTTGGTCGTGAGCGCGAACGTTATAAACTTCCATACGGTGCTGTAATATCCGCCCAAGATAATTCTGCTGTTGAAGCCGGGCAAGTAATTGCTACATGGGATCCACATACTCATCCAGTAATTTCGGAAGTGGCTGGTAATTTGAAGTTTGTCGACTTAATTGATGGTATGACCATGAACAGACAAACAGACGAGTTAACGGGCTTAAGTAACATTGTAATCATTGATGCGAAGCAACGTGGTACTGCTGGTCGTGATTTAAGACCGATGGTAAAGTTAGTTACAGATACGGGCGAAGACATATTCCTAGCCGGTACCAATGTGCCTGCACAGTATTATTTGCCTGTTGACGCTATTGTTAATTTTGAAGATGGTGGTTTAGTTGGTATAGGCGATGTTATTGCCCGTATTCCACAAGAAAGATCTAAGACACGTGATATTACAGGGGGGCTGCCAAGAGTAGCGGATCTCTTTGAAGCACGTAAACCTAAAGATTCAGCGGTTATGGCTGAAGTTTCAGGATTAGTTAACTTTGGTAAGGAAACTAAAGGTAAGAGAAGATTGATTATTAATGTCTCAGAAGATCAATGTCATGAAGAATTGATTCCAAAATGGCGTCATATATCAGTTTTCGAAGGAGAACATGTTGAGCGCGGAGAGTTAATTGCTGAAGGTGCACTTAATCCTCATGATATTTTGCGTTTGCTTGGCGTGGGTGCATTAGCTAATTACATCGTAAACGAAGTACAAGACGTATATCGCCTACAAGGTGTAAAAATTAATGACAAGCACATAGAAACAATTGTCAGGCAAATGCTACGTAAACGGGTTATTACATTTGCAGGTGATTCAAAGTTCCTCGTTGGAGAGCAGATAGAAGAAAGTGTGATGCTTGAGGAAAATGACAGACTTATTGCAGAAGGAAAGCAAGTTGCCAGAGGAACACCAATTTTATTAGGTATTACCAAAGCATCTTTGGCTACAGAATCATTTATTTCTGCAGCATCTTTCCAGGAAACAACAAGAGTTCTGACTGAAGCTGCTGTAAGTGGTAAAGTCGATGATTTACGTGGTTTAAAAGAAAATGTGATGGTTGGTCGCTTGATTCCGGCAGGAACAGGTTATACCTATCATCAGAGCCGAAAGGCAAAAAGAGCAAGGGCTGCAGCAGGTGGTGACCATGCAACGCATACAGTTACTGCAAGTGATGTTGAGCACGCGTTAAGTGAAGCACTGAACGCGGATAATCATGATCATTAA
- the rpsL gene encoding 30S ribosomal protein S12, translating into MATINQLVRKPRVDVKKKSNVPALESCPQRRGVCTRVYTTTPKKPNSAMRKVARVRLTNGFEVSSYIGGEGHNLQEHSVVLIRGGRVKDLPGVRYHTVRGSLDTSGVNDRKQGRSKYGTKKPKDKK; encoded by the coding sequence ATGGCTACTATTAATCAGTTAGTAAGAAAGCCTCGTGTGGACGTAAAGAAAAAAAGTAACGTACCAGCACTAGAGTCATGTCCACAAAGACGCGGAGTATGTACACGCGTTTATACTACTACACCTAAAAAACCTAACTCAGCTATGCGTAAGGTTGCCCGTGTACGGTTAACTAATGGATTTGAAGTTTCATCATATATTGGTGGCGAAGGCCATAACCTACAGGAACACTCTGTTGTTCTAATTAGGGGAGGTCGTGTTAAAGACTTACCTGGTGTGCGTTATCACACAGTTAGGGGTAGTTTGGATACATCAGGAGTTAACGATCGTAAACAAGGTCGTTCTAAGTATGGTACAAAAAAACCTAAAGATAAAAAATAA
- the rpsG gene encoding 30S ribosomal protein S7 codes for MPRRREVPKREILPDPKHHSELLAKFINVLMVSGKKSTAEKIIYGALSVMEERVKKTKKSDEEGDSGTGSNSGSVLRYFEDALDNVRPSVEVRSRRVGGATYQVPVEVRNDRSIALGMRWIVQAARGRGEKGMMLRLAGELMDAFESKGSAVKKREDTHKMAKANQAFAHFRWN; via the coding sequence ATGCCAAGAAGAAGAGAAGTTCCCAAACGTGAAATTTTGCCAGATCCAAAGCATCATAGTGAATTGTTAGCAAAATTTATTAACGTATTAATGGTCAGTGGTAAAAAATCAACTGCTGAGAAAATTATTTATGGTGCTTTGTCTGTAATGGAAGAGCGCGTAAAGAAAACTAAAAAATCTGATGAAGAAGGTGATTCAGGTACTGGAAGTAATTCTGGTTCCGTTCTTCGCTATTTTGAAGATGCCTTAGATAATGTACGTCCCAGCGTGGAAGTTCGTTCACGTCGAGTTGGTGGTGCAACATATCAGGTGCCTGTTGAAGTTAGAAATGACCGTAGCATTGCATTGGGAATGCGTTGGATAGTTCAAGCAGCCCGCGGACGTGGTGAGAAAGGTATGATGCTACGTTTGGCCGGAGAACTGATGGATGCGTTCGAAAGTAAAGGCTCTGCAGTGAAGAAACGTGAAGACACACATAAAATGGCAAAAGCTAACCAAGCGTTTGCACATTTTAGATGGAACTAA
- the fusA gene encoding elongation factor G — MELRERTAVPTTPLKLYRNIGIAAHVDAGKTTTTERVLYYTGMSHKIGEVHDGAATMDWMVQEQERGITITSAATTCYWSGMDKQFELHRINIIDTPGHVDFMIEVERSLRVLDGAVVVFDSVSGVEPQSETVWRQANKYGVPRIVFVNKMDRMGANFHRVVTQIKQRLGSTPVVVQIPIGAEEEFKGVIDIIKMKAIHWDEDNKGMTFKYVEIPNELKAECEEYRSLAIEAAAEASEDLMGKYLEGEVFSEQEIKQGLRELTVTNKIVPVFCGSAFKNKGVQAVLDGVIEYLPSPIDIPDIQGIDEDGEETHRATSYDAPFSALAFKIATDPFVGTLTYFRAYSGVLKCGDTILNSVKGKKERIGRLLQMHANSREEIKEVRAGDIAAAVGLKTVMTGDTLSDVNNPVILERMDFPDPVIAVAVEPRTKADQEKMGIALGKLAQEDPSFRVHTDEESGQTIIEGMGELHLEIIVDRMRREFNVEANVGKPQVAYRETLKQAVEQEGKFVRQSGGRGQYGHVWLKIEPQESGKGYEFINAIVGGVIPKEYIPAVDKGVQEQLQNGVIAGYPVVDVKVTLFDGSFHEVDSSEMAFKIAGSQCFRQGALKAKPVLLEPIMAVEVVTPEDYMGDVMGDLNRRRGLVQGMEDSPAGKIVRAEVPLAEMFGYSTDLRSATQGRATYTMEFSKYAEAPNNIAEAIIKKQ, encoded by the coding sequence ATGGAACTAAGAGAGAGAACCGCCGTGCCAACTACTCCATTAAAACTGTATCGAAACATAGGAATTGCAGCTCACGTTGATGCTGGAAAAACCACAACAACTGAGCGTGTACTTTATTACACCGGTATGTCTCATAAGATTGGTGAGGTTCACGACGGAGCTGCAACTATGGACTGGATGGTTCAGGAGCAGGAGCGCGGCATTACCATTACCTCAGCTGCAACAACTTGTTACTGGTCTGGTATGGACAAGCAGTTTGAATTACATAGAATTAACATCATTGATACCCCTGGGCACGTTGACTTCATGATTGAAGTTGAGCGTTCATTACGTGTTCTTGATGGAGCCGTAGTTGTGTTTGACTCAGTATCCGGGGTAGAGCCTCAATCTGAAACAGTATGGCGTCAAGCAAATAAGTATGGCGTTCCAAGAATAGTATTTGTTAATAAAATGGATCGAATGGGTGCAAATTTCCATCGGGTTGTTACTCAGATTAAGCAACGTTTAGGTTCCACTCCTGTTGTAGTACAAATTCCTATTGGCGCAGAGGAAGAATTTAAAGGTGTTATAGACATCATCAAAATGAAAGCCATTCATTGGGATGAAGACAACAAAGGGATGACATTCAAGTACGTAGAAATCCCAAACGAATTAAAAGCGGAGTGTGAAGAATATCGTTCTCTTGCTATCGAGGCGGCTGCAGAGGCTTCAGAAGACCTGATGGGTAAATATCTTGAAGGTGAAGTGTTCTCTGAACAAGAAATTAAGCAAGGCTTACGGGAACTTACTGTTACCAATAAAATCGTTCCGGTATTTTGCGGATCTGCCTTTAAAAATAAAGGCGTTCAGGCTGTTTTGGATGGTGTAATTGAATATTTACCTTCTCCTATTGATATCCCTGATATCCAGGGAATAGATGAAGATGGTGAGGAAACTCATCGTGCAACCAGCTACGATGCACCATTCTCAGCCTTGGCATTTAAGATTGCAACTGACCCGTTTGTTGGAACACTAACCTATTTCAGAGCTTATTCAGGAGTATTAAAATGTGGTGATACCATTTTAAACTCTGTAAAGGGTAAAAAGGAGCGTATTGGCCGTCTACTTCAAATGCATGCCAATTCGCGTGAGGAAATAAAAGAGGTAAGGGCTGGTGATATCGCAGCGGCAGTAGGTTTGAAAACTGTAATGACGGGAGATACTCTTTCCGATGTAAACAATCCGGTTATATTAGAAAGAATGGATTTTCCAGATCCGGTGATTGCAGTAGCAGTTGAGCCTAGAACTAAGGCAGACCAGGAAAAAATGGGTATCGCTTTAGGTAAATTGGCTCAGGAAGATCCTTCTTTTAGAGTTCATACTGATGAAGAATCAGGCCAAACAATTATTGAGGGTATGGGTGAACTCCATCTTGAGATTATTGTCGATCGCATGAGAAGAGAGTTTAATGTTGAAGCTAACGTGGGTAAACCCCAAGTGGCTTATCGTGAAACATTGAAACAAGCAGTAGAGCAAGAAGGTAAGTTTGTAAGGCAATCAGGTGGTCGTGGTCAATACGGTCACGTATGGTTGAAAATTGAGCCGCAAGAATCAGGTAAAGGCTACGAATTTATCAATGCGATTGTAGGTGGTGTGATTCCTAAAGAATACATTCCCGCAGTAGATAAAGGAGTTCAGGAGCAATTACAAAATGGTGTTATTGCTGGCTACCCGGTAGTTGATGTTAAAGTCACTCTGTTTGATGGTTCATTCCATGAAGTAGATTCTAGTGAAATGGCATTCAAAATTGCAGGTTCTCAGTGCTTCAGGCAAGGTGCGTTAAAAGCTAAACCAGTCCTGCTTGAGCCTATTATGGCTGTAGAAGTTGTTACTCCCGAGGACTACATGGGGGATGTTATGGGTGACCTTAACAGACGCCGTGGTTTAGTACAAGGTATGGAAGATTCACCAGCTGGTAAAATTGTTAGAGCAGAAGTGCCACTTGCAGAGATGTTTGGTTATTCAACCGATTTACGTTCTGCTACTCAAGGAAGAGCAACATACACGATGGAATTTTCTAAGTACGCTGAAGCACCAAACAATATTGCTGAAGCAATTATCAAGAAACAATAA
- the tuf gene encoding elongation factor Tu — MAKEKFERKKPHVNVGTIGHVDHGKTTLTAAITTIMAKKFGGTAKAYDQIDAAPEERERGITISTAHVEYESSNRHYAHVDCPGHADYVKNMITGAAQMDGAILVVSAADGPMPQTREHILLSRQVGVPYIVVYMNKADMVDDAELLELVEMEVRDLLSSYDFPGDDIPIIVGSALKALEGDTSEIGVPSIEKLVETLDSYIPEPVRNIDKPFLLPIEDVFSISGRGTVVTGRVESGIVKVGEEVEIVGIHDTQKTICTGVEMFRKLLDEGRAGDNVGVLLRGTKRDEVERGQVLAKPGTIKPHTKFEAEVYVLSKEEGGRHTPFFNGYRPQFYFRTTDVTGTCDLPSGIEMVMPGDNVQLVINLHAPIAMTEGLRFAIREGGRTVGAGVVAKIIE, encoded by the coding sequence ATGGCGAAGGAAAAGTTTGAACGTAAAAAGCCCCACGTAAATGTGGGTACAATTGGTCACGTAGATCATGGGAAAACGACACTAACAGCTGCGATTACAACGATCATGGCGAAGAAATTTGGTGGCACTGCAAAAGCGTATGATCAAATTGACGCAGCACCAGAAGAGCGTGAGCGTGGTATTACTATTTCTACAGCACACGTTGAATATGAATCTTCAAATAGACACTACGCGCACGTAGATTGCCCAGGACATGCTGACTATGTTAAAAACATGATCACGGGTGCTGCACAAATGGACGGGGCGATATTAGTTGTATCAGCTGCTGATGGTCCGATGCCTCAAACTAGAGAGCATATTCTATTATCACGGCAAGTAGGCGTACCTTATATTGTTGTGTACATGAATAAAGCGGACATGGTTGATGATGCTGAGTTGCTTGAATTAGTAGAAATGGAAGTTCGTGATCTGCTGAGCAGCTATGATTTTCCAGGTGATGATATTCCTATTATTGTTGGATCTGCGCTGAAAGCGTTGGAAGGAGACACGAGTGAAATTGGTGTCCCTTCAATTGAGAAACTGGTTGAAACATTGGATTCTTACATACCTGAGCCGGTTCGTAATATTGACAAACCATTTTTGTTACCAATAGAAGACGTGTTTTCTATCTCTGGCCGTGGAACAGTTGTTACTGGTCGTGTAGAAAGTGGAATAGTTAAAGTTGGCGAAGAAGTTGAGATTGTAGGAATTCACGACACTCAAAAGACGATTTGCACAGGCGTTGAGATGTTCCGTAAATTGCTTGATGAAGGTCGTGCTGGAGATAACGTAGGTGTGTTACTGCGTGGAACCAAACGTGATGAGGTTGAGCGTGGTCAGGTATTAGCTAAACCAGGCACAATTAAACCGCACACTAAGTTTGAAGCAGAAGTGTATGTGTTGTCTAAAGAAGAAGGTGGTCGTCATACGCCATTCTTTAATGGATATCGTCCTCAGTTCTATTTCAGAACAACAGACGTAACAGGTACTTGTGACCTACCATCTGGAATTGAAATGGTAATGCCAGGAGATAACGTACAATTAGTTATTAATTTGCATGCACCAATCGCGATGACTGAAGGTTTACGTTTCGCAATTCGGGAAGGTGGCCGTACTGTAGGCGCCGGTGTTGTCGCTAAAATAATCGAGTAA
- the rpsJ gene encoding 30S ribosomal protein S10 — translation MSSNQNIKIRLKSFDHRLIDISTAEIVETAKRTGAQIRGPIPLPIRKEKFTVLTSPHVNKDARDQYELRTHKRLIVIVHPTEKTVDALMKLDLAAGVDVQISLDD, via the coding sequence ATGAGTAGCAATCAAAACATTAAAATAAGATTAAAATCCTTTGATCATCGGTTGATAGACATATCAACCGCTGAAATCGTTGAGACAGCAAAGCGTACTGGTGCACAAATTCGTGGACCAATACCGTTGCCTATCCGCAAGGAAAAATTTACTGTATTAACCTCACCGCATGTAAACAAAGATGCGCGAGATCAATACGAATTACGTACTCATAAACGCCTGATCGTTATTGTTCATCCAACTGAGAAAACAGTAGATGCATTGATGAAGTTGGATCTGGCTGCTGGGGTTGATGTTCAGATAAGCCTTGATGACTAA
- the rplC gene encoding 50S ribosomal protein L3, which produces MIGLLGRKIGMTRVFTPEGISVPVSVVEVHPNRISQIKTEEVDGYSAVQLTGGIKKASKVSKPMTGHFAKAEIEAGDMQVEFHLDSEDAFKLGQVISVADIFTAGQHVDVSGVSKGKGFAGTVKRYNFRTQDATHGNSRSHRVPGSIGQNQTPGRVFKGKKMAGHMGNARCTVQSLELVRVDAERNLLLIKGAIPGAPGTRVEVKPAVKKQARGE; this is translated from the coding sequence ATGATCGGTTTATTAGGCCGTAAAATCGGTATGACACGTGTCTTCACGCCAGAGGGAATTTCTGTTCCTGTATCGGTGGTTGAAGTGCATCCAAATCGTATTTCTCAGATAAAAACTGAAGAAGTTGATGGTTATTCTGCTGTTCAATTAACAGGCGGAATCAAAAAAGCAAGTAAGGTGAGCAAACCTATGACAGGTCACTTTGCTAAAGCAGAGATAGAAGCAGGTGATATGCAAGTTGAATTTCATCTTGATTCTGAAGATGCTTTCAAATTAGGACAAGTAATTTCTGTAGCGGATATATTCACTGCAGGACAGCATGTTGATGTATCTGGCGTCAGTAAAGGTAAAGGATTTGCGGGTACTGTGAAAAGATATAATTTTAGAACTCAGGATGCAACTCACGGTAATTCGAGATCGCACCGTGTTCCAGGTTCTATCGGTCAAAACCAGACCCCAGGGCGTGTGTTCAAGGGTAAAAAAATGGCTGGACACATGGGTAATGCTCGTTGTACGGTTCAAAGCCTTGAACTTGTGCGAGTTGATGCTGAAAGGAACTTATTACTTATTAAAGGTGCAATTCCTGGTGCCCCTGGTACTCGAGTAGAAGTTAAGCCTGCAGTAAAAAAGCAAGCAAGAGGTGAGTGA
- the rplD gene encoding 50S ribosomal protein L4 — protein MEITTIDTNSQLQLNQDVFAYAYNEGLVHQAVVTYMNNARSGNSAQKSRSEVRGGGKKPWNQKGTGRARAGTIRSPLWRSGGVTFASKKRDYSQKLNKKMYKRALRSIISELCRTGNLVVVSDFQCETHKTKDFISKMNQLNIKNALIIMNEVGESEYLGSRNLIDYDICDVTTIDPVSLLRFEKVVVTEAAIKKIEEQLQ, from the coding sequence ATGGAAATTACTACTATAGATACAAACAGCCAACTACAACTTAATCAAGATGTATTTGCTTATGCTTACAACGAAGGTTTGGTTCACCAAGCTGTTGTAACATACATGAATAATGCGCGAAGTGGTAATAGTGCGCAAAAATCCCGCTCTGAAGTCAGAGGTGGGGGTAAAAAACCTTGGAATCAAAAAGGTACTGGTCGAGCAAGAGCAGGTACTATTCGTAGTCCTCTGTGGAGAAGCGGTGGAGTAACCTTTGCGTCTAAGAAACGAGATTATTCACAAAAACTTAATAAAAAAATGTACAAACGTGCATTACGTAGTATAATCTCCGAACTTTGTCGTACCGGGAACTTAGTTGTCGTGAGTGATTTTCAATGTGAAACCCACAAGACAAAAGACTTTATCAGCAAGATGAATCAGTTGAACATTAAAAATGCACTGATTATTATGAACGAAGTTGGTGAAAGTGAGTACTTAGGTTCAAGAAACTTAATTGACTATGATATCTGTGATGTTACAACTATAGATCCTGTTTCGTTACTCAGATTTGAAAAAGTTGTTGTTACAGAAGCTGCAATTAAAAAAATTGAGGAACAGTTACAATGA
- the rplW gene encoding 50S ribosomal protein L23 — MNAERLMMVLREPHTSEKATVMADKFKQFTFKVLKNATKTEIKMAVEHIFNVKVRNVSVINVKGKSKRFKQTSGKRSDWKKAFVSLHADQDIDFTVTE; from the coding sequence ATGAATGCTGAGAGATTGATGATGGTTCTGCGTGAGCCACATACTTCTGAAAAGGCTACTGTCATGGCCGATAAGTTTAAACAGTTCACTTTCAAAGTACTGAAAAATGCAACTAAAACTGAAATTAAAATGGCTGTAGAGCATATATTTAACGTTAAAGTTAGAAATGTATCTGTAATTAATGTGAAGGGAAAATCAAAACGTTTTAAACAAACTTCTGGAAAACGTAGTGATTGGAAAAAAGCTTTTGTATCTCTTCATGCTGATCAAGATATAGACTTTACAGTTACCGAATAA